A part of Vespertiliibacter pulmonis genomic DNA contains:
- a CDS encoding heavy-metal-associated domain-containing protein, with protein sequence MKITLQLAGLHCGHCVKSVENALNNLPNVSSVQLDLATQIAVVEGTELPNTLIETIEGLGFDAAIK encoded by the coding sequence ATGAAAATTACATTACAACTTGCGGGCCTACATTGTGGACATTGTGTAAAAAGCGTTGAAAATGCTTTAAATAATTTACCAAATGTTTCAAGTGTTCAGCTTGATTTAGCTACTCAAATTGCCGTAGTTGAGGGGACTGAACTACCGAATACATTAATTGAAACGATTGAAGGCTTGGGTTTTGATGCGGCGATTAAGTAA
- a CDS encoding copper-translocating P-type ATPase, with product MSQEYQFLLSGLHCAACVHRVEKMVGKLPNVELISVNLADQTAFVQGNIVPDEVIQTISKLGFGAELLESEQTRREKQQYQMQKALKYKKWAFISALVVGLSLMLYGFFWGMRLSETNQWQWLAWAGITLSTMWFSGRHFFQGAWTSLKNYSTNMDSLVALSTGVAWLYSFYLTISNQLGAELYYEASVMIIGFINLGKYLELKAKQRSSSALEKLLAIAPQQAVIFEGDVTKTIPVKAIKQHMRIQALTGDRLVVDGVLESGILWVDESMLTGEALPVQKQAGDQVKAGTFIQDGSGIYRAEQVGSQTALARIVNAVRHAQSSKPPLAKTVDKISSIFVPVVVSIALVSSLIWLALGKDLDFALSVFTSVVIISCPCALGLAIPLSTIAGVARSAEFGVLVRNIDALQASSEIDTLVFDKTGTLTTGIMQVTDVKTFGEFEQNVMLRLVKGLELQASHPISQAIVNYCADLTACEFSHIQVMRGLGIAGEWQGKEVRVGNAQFADLGGVQIDLADDMGTRVFVSVDDQTVGMITLQDQLREETLPLIKQFQQQGYKCVMLTGDRQETADYYARQLGLDSVIANVLPEEKAIQIVKLQDSGHKVAMVGDGINDSPALAQAEVGVAMFNGSDIAVETADLSLMHKGLMPLAAILQFSKQVQRNMKQSLMGAFIYNVVSIPIAAGILYPYTGWLLNPMVSAAAMALSSITVVLNSQRLLR from the coding sequence ATGTCTCAAGAATATCAGTTTTTATTAAGCGGCTTACATTGTGCCGCTTGTGTACATCGTGTTGAAAAAATGGTCGGAAAATTACCGAATGTCGAACTTATTTCAGTTAATCTTGCCGATCAAACAGCTTTTGTTCAGGGTAATATTGTGCCAGATGAGGTGATTCAAACTATCTCGAAATTAGGTTTCGGAGCGGAGTTGCTCGAAAGTGAGCAAACTCGCCGAGAAAAACAGCAATATCAAATGCAAAAAGCATTAAAGTATAAAAAATGGGCGTTTATTTCAGCACTTGTTGTAGGCTTGTCATTGATGTTGTATGGATTCTTTTGGGGAATGAGGCTCTCAGAAACGAATCAGTGGCAGTGGTTGGCTTGGGCAGGGATCACGCTTTCAACAATGTGGTTTAGTGGACGACACTTTTTCCAAGGTGCGTGGACAAGTTTAAAAAATTATTCTACTAACATGGATAGTCTTGTTGCACTAAGTACCGGTGTGGCTTGGCTTTACTCTTTTTACCTCACGATTAGTAATCAGCTAGGTGCAGAGTTATATTATGAAGCCAGTGTGATGATTATTGGCTTTATCAATTTAGGTAAATACTTAGAGTTAAAGGCAAAACAACGTTCGTCGTCAGCATTAGAAAAATTACTTGCTATTGCACCGCAGCAAGCGGTAATTTTTGAAGGTGATGTGACAAAAACGATTCCTGTTAAAGCAATTAAACAACATATGCGTATACAGGCATTAACAGGAGATCGTTTAGTCGTAGATGGTGTGCTTGAAAGCGGTATACTTTGGGTTGATGAATCAATGCTGACAGGGGAAGCGTTACCGGTACAAAAACAAGCAGGAGATCAAGTTAAAGCAGGAACGTTCATTCAAGATGGCTCGGGAATTTATCGAGCTGAACAAGTTGGCTCACAAACGGCATTAGCTCGTATTGTTAATGCAGTACGTCACGCGCAATCAAGTAAGCCTCCTTTGGCAAAAACAGTCGATAAAATTTCTTCTATTTTTGTACCTGTTGTGGTGAGTATTGCTTTAGTCAGTAGCTTGATATGGCTTGCTTTGGGTAAAGATCTTGATTTTGCACTTTCTGTTTTTACTTCGGTTGTGATCATTTCTTGCCCTTGCGCATTAGGATTGGCGATTCCTCTTTCTACAATTGCTGGTGTCGCACGGTCAGCAGAATTTGGCGTATTAGTGCGTAATATTGATGCACTGCAGGCGAGCAGTGAAATTGACACATTAGTGTTTGATAAGACTGGTACGTTAACAACGGGTATTATGCAAGTTACTGACGTGAAAACTTTTGGAGAATTTGAACAAAATGTGATGCTACGTTTAGTCAAAGGGCTTGAATTACAAGCTTCTCATCCGATTTCACAAGCAATTGTAAATTATTGTGCAGATCTGACCGCTTGTGAGTTTTCACATATTCAAGTGATGAGAGGACTTGGCATAGCGGGCGAGTGGCAAGGCAAAGAGGTGCGAGTTGGTAATGCACAATTTGCTGATCTAGGAGGTGTGCAAATAGATCTAGCAGATGATATGGGAACACGAGTCTTTGTCTCTGTAGATGATCAGACCGTGGGAATGATCACCTTACAGGATCAATTACGTGAAGAAACTCTCCCATTAATTAAGCAGTTTCAACAGCAAGGTTATAAATGCGTAATGCTAACGGGGGATCGTCAGGAAACTGCAGATTATTATGCGCGTCAGCTGGGGCTAGATAGTGTTATTGCTAATGTTTTACCTGAAGAAAAAGCGATACAAATTGTAAAATTACAAGATTCAGGTCATAAAGTGGCAATGGTTGGTGATGGTATTAATGATTCACCTGCATTGGCACAGGCTGAAGTTGGGGTTGCTATGTTTAATGGCAGTGATATTGCTGTAGAGACGGCAGATTTATCTTTAATGCATAAAGGATTAATGCCGTTAGCTGCGATTTTACAGTTTTCTAAGCAAGTTCAACGCAATATGAAGCAAAGTTTAATGGGAGCATTTATTTATAATGTGGTGAGTATCCCAATTGCGGCAGGTATATTATATCCTTACACTGGTTGGTTATTAAACCCAATGGTTTCAGCCGCCGCAATGGCATTGTCTTCTATTACTGTGGTGTTAAATAGCCAAAGGTTATTGCGTTAA
- a CDS encoding LysR family transcriptional regulator, with protein MFHDYKSISTFATVVEQGSMQAAAEKLNITPSAITQAIQKLELQLGMKLLNRTTRRLSLTEAGELFYQHASQMQYHAENAIHSVEQLHSSPIGELTIACVTGLTDSLFVNMFKSVLNQHAEFRLKLLFDDQLLDLQENRVDLALRAGKGTLSDNMIARHIYDFTWSIVAHSTYIEEKIKDYGEPQAIENLVEWDWIGFSNANFTKLTLQNQQQSHQEQIEIMPNYRIQCNSLYASRSLTLSGLGISIQPTNDVQPMLASGELIQLFPEWQLPTVPLYLVKLQRIQSEKVRLASELIIQYFEQLALTQ; from the coding sequence ATGTTTCACGATTACAAATCAATTAGCACCTTTGCAACGGTTGTTGAACAAGGATCAATGCAAGCAGCGGCAGAAAAACTCAATATTACACCTTCTGCGATCACACAAGCTATTCAAAAGTTGGAGCTACAGCTCGGGATGAAACTACTCAACCGTACTACTCGACGGTTATCTTTAACAGAAGCGGGAGAACTGTTTTATCAGCATGCTTCACAAATGCAATATCACGCAGAAAATGCAATCCATAGTGTAGAGCAACTCCATTCTTCACCTATTGGTGAACTCACTATCGCTTGCGTAACAGGGCTAACCGATAGCTTATTTGTAAATATGTTTAAATCGGTCTTAAACCAACATGCTGAATTTCGCTTAAAACTGTTATTTGATGATCAGTTACTTGATCTTCAAGAAAACCGAGTCGATCTTGCATTAAGAGCGGGAAAAGGCACACTCTCTGATAATATGATAGCTCGACATATTTATGATTTCACTTGGTCAATCGTGGCACATAGTACTTATATTGAAGAGAAAATTAAAGATTATGGTGAGCCACAAGCGATTGAAAATTTAGTTGAATGGGATTGGATCGGATTTTCTAATGCTAATTTTACAAAACTCACCTTACAAAATCAGCAGCAATCTCATCAAGAACAAATAGAAATAATGCCCAATTATCGCATTCAATGCAATTCACTCTACGCAAGTCGCAGCTTAACGTTGAGTGGCTTGGGCATTTCAATTCAACCAACTAATGACGTACAACCAATGCTAGCAAGCGGTGAGTTAATTCAACTTTTTCCAGAATGGCAATTACCTACAGTTCCCCTATATTTAGTTAAACTTCAACGCATACAATCTGAAAAAGTTCGCCTAGCTAGTGAGCTTATTATTCAATATTTTGAACAACTTGCATTAACGCAATAA
- a CDS encoding DoxX family protein gives MTQMLEKLNPIALLLVRVIAGYLFLLHGTAKFFEFPLSMTEGNGSVPLFSLFGLAAIIEISGGILLILGLATRLSALVLSGQMAYAYFFIHATAETFLFPMLNQGELAVLYSVLFLMFVFTGAGKFSLDYKIMNKH, from the coding sequence ATGACTCAAATGTTAGAAAAATTAAATCCAATTGCTTTATTACTTGTTCGTGTAATTGCTGGTTATCTGTTTTTACTTCATGGAACCGCTAAATTTTTTGAATTTCCACTTTCAATGACAGAGGGAAATGGTAGTGTGCCACTATTTTCTCTATTTGGTCTTGCGGCAATTATTGAAATCTCAGGGGGCATATTGCTGATATTAGGTCTTGCAACACGTTTGAGTGCGTTAGTATTATCAGGACAAATGGCTTATGCTTATTTCTTTATTCATGCAACAGCAGAAACATTTTTATTCCCAATGTTAAATCAAGGTGAATTGGCAGTATTATATTCAGTCTTATTTTTAATGTTTGTATTTACTGGAGCGGGTAAATTCTCATTAGATTATAAAATAATGAATAAACACTAA
- a CDS encoding HI_0552 family protein, whose product MQLTAQSCELFDIPFFQFSQLKKYCPEDIPLIKARYKAEWENWKKIHLAVHSQLGALFAKPHIEKWCNGWQVRAHFFAYYKLELNQYSAVILSVILNRRRLSVRLDWHSYRANRSLVSLHQYNQWLDKLNRQKYANFDIWRNDESEYANFRTLKELSPTDLILNNQQDFYCIGKNIEKKDLSQIDPVEFIYQTIFELLPLYNQCHK is encoded by the coding sequence ATGCAATTAACGGCACAAAGTTGCGAGCTTTTCGACATTCCTTTTTTTCAATTTAGTCAGCTTAAAAAATACTGCCCAGAAGATATCCCGCTTATTAAAGCCCGTTATAAAGCAGAATGGGAAAATTGGAAAAAAATTCACTTAGCGGTTCATTCACAATTAGGTGCACTATTTGCCAAACCTCATATTGAAAAATGGTGTAACGGCTGGCAAGTCAGAGCTCATTTCTTTGCTTACTACAAGCTCGAACTTAATCAATACTCCGCTGTTATCTTATCAGTTATATTAAATCGCCGCCGATTATCTGTCAGACTTGATTGGCATAGTTACCGAGCCAATCGCTCGCTAGTCTCGTTACATCAATATAATCAGTGGTTGGATAAACTCAATCGACAAAAATATGCTAATTTTGATATTTGGCGGAATGATGAAAGTGAATACGCTAATTTCCGCACATTAAAAGAATTATCACCGACTGATCTTATACTTAACAATCAACAAGATTTTTATTGTATTGGTAAAAACATTGAAAAAAAAGACCTCTCACAAATTGATCCTGTTGAGTTTATCTATCAAACCATTTTTGAGTTATTACCGCTTTATAATCAATGTCATAAATAA
- the rpoH gene encoding RNA polymerase sigma factor RpoH, producing MKDSKELELLDNDELIESEIELLDDSSTNDEIVHKALSNTMLVPQGNLDSYIRMANQYPILTAAQEKELAEQYYYDEDLEAAKKLILSHLRFVVHIARGYMGYGLPLADLIQEGNIGLMKAVKRFNPEVGVRLVSFAVHWVKAEIHEYVLRNWRIVKVATTKAQRKLFFNLRKNKKRLEWFNEAEIQRVADELGVSTTDVKEMESRMTGQDMGFDLPVGDDSDEAYVPSMYIEDEQSNFADDLEDEQHNGQATVQLAYALAKLDERSQDIIKTRWLDDNKATLHELAAKYNISAERVRQLEAQALKKIKETITSESS from the coding sequence ATGAAAGATTCCAAAGAGCTTGAATTATTAGATAATGATGAACTTATTGAATCTGAAATAGAACTGCTTGATGATTCAAGTACCAATGATGAAATTGTTCATAAAGCGTTATCCAATACCATGCTTGTTCCACAAGGTAATCTTGATAGCTATATTCGTATGGCAAACCAATATCCAATACTCACCGCAGCTCAAGAAAAAGAACTTGCTGAGCAGTATTACTATGATGAAGATTTAGAAGCTGCTAAAAAACTAATTTTATCTCATCTACGTTTTGTGGTGCATATTGCTCGAGGTTATATGGGATATGGTTTACCCCTTGCTGATTTAATTCAAGAAGGCAATATTGGCTTGATGAAAGCGGTAAAACGCTTTAATCCCGAGGTAGGCGTACGTCTTGTCTCTTTTGCGGTACATTGGGTTAAAGCAGAAATTCATGAATATGTTTTACGTAACTGGCGTATTGTAAAAGTTGCAACCACAAAAGCACAACGCAAACTCTTTTTTAACCTTCGTAAAAATAAAAAACGGTTAGAATGGTTTAATGAAGCAGAAATTCAACGAGTTGCAGATGAACTTGGCGTTTCAACCACTGATGTGAAGGAGATGGAATCTCGCATGACTGGGCAGGATATGGGATTTGACCTTCCTGTTGGTGATGATAGCGATGAGGCCTATGTCCCATCAATGTACATTGAAGATGAGCAATCTAACTTTGCAGACGATCTGGAAGATGAACAACATAACGGACAGGCCACCGTACAGCTTGCCTATGCTTTAGCAAAATTAGATGAACGTAGCCAAGATATTATCAAAACACGTTGGTTAGACGATAATAAGGCAACGCTTCACGAACTTGCAGCTAAATATAATATCTCTGCAGAACGTGTTCGACAACTTGAAGCACAAGCATTGAAAAAAATTAAAGAAACGATCACGAGTGAAAGCTCATAA
- the rsgA gene encoding small ribosomal subunit biogenesis GTPase RsgA → MSKRRLTQNQQRRIHSNHHKKISKKEFEWQNEMLGEVQQGIVVTRHAKHADVETEQGKIFRCNLRRTLKNVVVGDHVSWRLGSEQLQGISGVIEAIYPRKNELSRPDYYDGIKVMAANIDQIIIVSAVLPQLSLNIIDRYLVICEMANIPALIVLNKIDLLDKSQRQEIDQQLQLYEKIGYKTLCLSADTGENMAELDRYLSSGTSIFVGQSGVGKSSLINRLLPDVGAQVGSVSETSGLGQHTTTASHLYHLKQGGNLIDSPGIREFGLWHLAPSDITQGYREFQQVLGTCKFRDCKHKDDPGCAIRQAVECGKISAIRFENYHRLVESREEMKSQRHFRQEEK, encoded by the coding sequence TTGAGTAAACGTCGATTAACACAGAACCAACAACGTAGAATTCATTCTAATCATCATAAAAAAATTAGTAAGAAAGAATTTGAGTGGCAAAATGAAATGCTAGGGGAGGTTCAGCAAGGCATTGTAGTCACTCGTCATGCAAAACATGCCGATGTGGAAACAGAGCAAGGAAAAATTTTTCGTTGTAATTTACGCCGTACATTGAAAAATGTTGTGGTCGGTGATCACGTTTCTTGGCGGTTAGGTAGCGAGCAGTTACAAGGTATTAGTGGAGTTATTGAAGCAATATATCCTCGTAAAAATGAATTAAGCCGTCCTGATTATTATGATGGTATTAAGGTAATGGCGGCAAATATTGATCAAATTATTATTGTTTCGGCGGTATTACCTCAGCTATCGTTAAATATTATTGATCGTTATTTAGTTATTTGTGAAATGGCAAATATTCCTGCATTGATTGTGCTAAATAAAATTGATTTGCTTGATAAATCTCAACGACAAGAGATTGATCAACAGTTACAGTTATATGAAAAAATTGGCTATAAAACACTCTGTTTATCGGCAGATACAGGGGAAAATATGGCAGAATTAGACCGTTATTTATCAAGTGGAACGTCTATTTTTGTTGGGCAATCAGGGGTTGGGAAATCAAGTTTGATCAATCGCTTATTGCCTGATGTGGGCGCACAAGTTGGTTCGGTGAGTGAAACTTCAGGGTTAGGGCAACATACAACAACAGCCTCTCATTTATATCATTTAAAGCAGGGAGGGAATTTAATTGACTCCCCAGGTATTCGTGAATTTGGTTTATGGCATTTAGCACCTTCTGACATTACTCAAGGTTATCGGGAATTTCAGCAAGTGCTAGGAACTTGTAAATTTAGAGATTGTAAACATAAAGACGATCCTGGTTGTGCGATAAGACAAGCGGTCGAATGTGGAAAAATTAGTGCAATTCGTTTTGAGAATTATCACCGTTTAGTTGAAAGCCGTGAAGAGATGAAGAGCCAACGGCATTTTCGCCAAGAAGAAAAATAA